One region of Phragmites australis chromosome 18, lpPhrAust1.1, whole genome shotgun sequence genomic DNA includes:
- the LOC133899717 gene encoding uncharacterized protein LOC133899717, with protein MANSTRPLLAALLLPALLLSAASAADSKNNPADQLVALVNSNRTASKASSLSDNQGLGCIALQYIKAYGGQCKQVSDKKPIESSFTDTFAPNCGVQAATLSKITGRLVVCQSNYASPAEAFNILINDAKGLQVLHSKNHTEVGAAVSGTDGGGPYFWCVLFSDGKPSTSFKVDGEVPKTAHPGCFSGNNDDCMGAKNGAVSMNVGTLRLVAALLFAIACAFAL; from the exons ATGGCGAACTCCACGCGGCCGCTGCTGGCCGCCCTGCTGCTGCCGGCGctcctcctctccgccgcctcggccgccgacAGCAAGA ACAACCCTGCCGATCAGCTAGTAGCATTGGTCAACAGCAACCGTACTGCCAGCAAGGCTTCTTCTCTCTCAGATAATCAAGGTCTGGGATGCATTGCTCTGCAGTACATCAAAGCATATGGAGGTCAATGCAAACAGGTGAGCGACAAGAAGCCTATCGAGTCCAGTTTCACCGACACGTTTGCCCCCAACTGTGGCGTCCAAGCCGCAACTCTTTCCAAGATCACCGGGAGGCTTGTGGTGTGCCAGTCCAACTACGCGTCTCCAGCTGAGGCCTTCAACATCCTGATTAATGACGCAAAGGGCCTTCAGGTATTGCATAGCAAGAACCACACGGAGGTCGGAGCAGCTGTCAGTGGCACTGATGGCGGTGGGCCGTACTTCTGGTGTGTCCTGTTTAGCGATGGGAAGCCAAGTACCAGTTTCAAGGTGGATGGCGAAGTGCCTAAGACTGCCCATCCAGGATGCTTCAGTGGCAACAATGACGACTGCATGGGTGCCAAGAACGGTGCCGTTTCAATGAATGTTGGTACATTGAGGCTGGTGGCAGCCCTTCTTTTTGCTATAGCTTGTGCTTTTGCTCTGTGA